CACGATCGCTGGTCGAAGAGTTTTCGGGTCAGCCTTTCGAATATCAGGAAATCCTGCCTGTCTTCACCCACTACCAGTCAGACAAAAAACCGGCAGATGTTTCCACAGAGACACGGGCGCTGGCAGATCTCTGCCTGTTATTGTTCAATTCTAACGAGTTCATGTACGTAGAATAGAATTCAGATCATGCACACGATACCACACCAGACACGTCGGGAAGCACTCTTCAGCCTGGGTGCCTCACTGGGGAGCCTCGCTTTCACTTCACTACTGGGCGCAGAACAGACTGCGGCTGCCAGCGATGTGGGACCGTTGACTCAGAAAACGCCCCAGCGCCGCGCCCGGGCTAAAAACGTGATCATGCTCTTCATGGAAGGAGGACCCGGGCAGATGGATACATTCGATCCCAAGCCCGAACTGACCCGGCTGCACAAACAGGAATCCAAACTGACCGGCGGCCTGGAAAAAGGCTTCAAGTTTTTCGTCGGCAGCCCATTTGGATTTCAAAAGCCCGCTGAGACGGGAATCGAAATGTGTGATCAATGGAAATACCTGTCCGATCCATTCGTCGCCAATGAACTCTGTAATTTCCGTGGTTGTCAGGCCGAATCGCTGAACCATCCGGAAGCCCTGTTTCACATGAATACCGGCAGTCGACTGGGCGGCGATCCTGCTCTCGGCTCCTGGGCGACTTACGGACTGGGAACCGAGAACCAAAATCTGCCCGGTTACGTCGTGATGACCGAACTCGCACTGCCTCAGGGTGGCCCCACCAACTGGAGTAACGGATTTCTGCCTCCCCATTTCCAGGGTACGCGTCTGCGTCCGGAAGGTTCTCCAATTCTCGACCTCGCCGCTCCGGGATATAAATCGCGACAACACCAGCTCCGCGCACTGGAGGAACTATCGCGTCTGAACGCAGACCATCTGCAATCGCTCGGCGTGCAGGATCAGAAACTACAGGCCCGTATGGAGAGCTATGAACTTGCCTTTCGCATGCAAACTGAAGTCCCGGATGTCCTGAATCTTTCACGCGAAACAGCCCGGACACAGGAAATGTACGGGTTAACTGAACCAGAAACCAGTGGCTTTGGGCGCCAATGCCTGATGGCGCGACGACTGGTCGAAAACGGGGTTCGCTTCGTGCAGATCTTCAGTGGCGGCTGGGACAGTCATGACTACCTGGAACGGGGCCACTCCGCGCGGATTAAAAGTGTCGACAAACCGATGGCTGCCTTGATCCGCGATCTGAAAAGCCGTGGCATGCTCGACGATACACTCGTCATCTGGACGGGAGAATTTGGTCGAACCCCGGACAATAATAAACGGGGCGGCGTCTATTCCCTGGGACGCGGACACAACAATCAGGCGATGACCATGCTGCTCGCTGGCGGAGGAGTGAAACCGGGAGTCGTCGGGGCCACCGATGAACTCGGCGCCCGCGCAGTGGAATGCGTACACCCAATTCGTGATCTCCACGTCACGCTACTGCATCTCCTCGGCCTGGATGACAATAAGCTGACCTATTTCCACGCAGGTCGCTTCAAACAGCTCAGCCAGTTTGGCGGCCAGATGATTCAGGAAATGATTGCCTGATGACTCAATCTTGATCTTTCTTCATGGCAGCTGTCTCAGCCCAAATGTCGAATTCAATGGAACTTACTGTGATATTTATCAGCCCGTAAAACTGCCTCAAGAGCGACACCCGCCGCCTCCACTTTCAGGCTGCTTATCTGTCACGGTAAGCAGCCTGTTTTCATTTCCGGTTCTCAGTGTTCACACTCTACCTCCCCTGCTCTTGCTCTGTTCCTGAAATGAACGCTTCTCTCATAGAGATCACCCACTGAAAAAATTCGACTTGACTCCCCCCTGCACCCAAACAGAATAAGCGTCTAAATGAGTCGCGCGCGTGACCAGTTTACAGTGCACCGAAACACACGCCACTTGTTCCCGATCTTCACCGCAAAACAGCCTGTTTTTTCCCGATTTGCACTGCCTGAAACCACACCTGTTCGTGATGTATGCCTGCGGGTCGCCGCACTTCGCAGTCTTTCGTCTCGGCATCGCCACTGCTCACCCCAGCATCGTGCCCGTATCAACATACATCGCCATATCGTTCTGAAATCCCCCTTGCTCCCCTCACGCCACTCCCTAAGATGATCCTCGAACATGACAAACCATCTGAATCCCAAATATTCCAACATCACAACCCTCGGCAATTAATCAGTAAAACGAGTTCCATCTCAAGGTGTCCCAGTTTGATACAACAACCGATTCCCTGTTCGTGTCCTTGCGTGTTTTTCATGGTAGCAATATTCAACGATGCGCGACGCACCAGCCCCCAATGAGCGCTCGGGTGGCACTGTTGGCTCGCCCAACAGTCATGGTGTGACGATCACATCTCACGTTTCACGAAACATTATAAATGATGTGCCTCTATCCCCGCAGATGAAAATCATGAACCACTAAACACAGATCACGGGTAGCCCCGGATGCAATCCGGGGTGAACACAGCGAACAGGAAACCGTCAGGGCAAACGCTCAAGCCATCTTTCATGTCACCAACCTGCCCCGCCGGAATGGCAGTCCTCAACTGTCCGCTCGACGCGCGATGATCGAACCAGTATCACACAGCATCGGAAACCAGTGACATACGTAATCGAGAATTTTCTACCACGAAAGACACGAAACCGCACGAATGCAAAAAATGGGTAGCCCCGGATGCAATCCGGGGTGAGCGCAGCGAACAGGAAACTGTCAGAGCAATCGCACAATAAAATCTAATCTTCCGACCACACTTGCGGTAGGGGCGGTCTTATGTGTCCGCCCGCCTGGCGAATATCAAACCCATTTCGCATCACATCGCAAACCGATCAAACTCTCGAACTGGAATTATCTACCGCGAAAAGCACGAAGTGACACGAAAGTAAAATCAGCCGCACGGCGTTAGCCGCGGTTAACTGTGATTCAAAGAAAATCGCCAGTTACCACAGTTCGCTCACCCCAATATGCCCGAGCAACCAGCCCCCAGAAAGGGTAAGCCCGGATGCAATCCGGGCCGAGCGCAGCGAGCAGGAGGTCGCAG
The sequence above is a segment of the Gimesia algae genome. Coding sequences within it:
- a CDS encoding DUF1501 domain-containing protein, which produces MHTIPHQTRREALFSLGASLGSLAFTSLLGAEQTAAASDVGPLTQKTPQRRARAKNVIMLFMEGGPGQMDTFDPKPELTRLHKQESKLTGGLEKGFKFFVGSPFGFQKPAETGIEMCDQWKYLSDPFVANELCNFRGCQAESLNHPEALFHMNTGSRLGGDPALGSWATYGLGTENQNLPGYVVMTELALPQGGPTNWSNGFLPPHFQGTRLRPEGSPILDLAAPGYKSRQHQLRALEELSRLNADHLQSLGVQDQKLQARMESYELAFRMQTEVPDVLNLSRETARTQEMYGLTEPETSGFGRQCLMARRLVENGVRFVQIFSGGWDSHDYLERGHSARIKSVDKPMAALIRDLKSRGMLDDTLVIWTGEFGRTPDNNKRGGVYSLGRGHNNQAMTMLLAGGGVKPGVVGATDELGARAVECVHPIRDLHVTLLHLLGLDDNKLTYFHAGRFKQLSQFGGQMIQEMIA